The genomic DNA GCAATCATCTGCACCAGGCCGCCGGAGACGCCCAGGTCGTTGAAGATGAAAAAACCCAGGGTCACGAAGCCCATGTGCGCCACCGACGAGTAGGCCACCAGCTTCTTCATGTCCTTCTGGACCATGGCCACCAGGCCCACATAGATCACCGCGATCAGCGACAGCGCGATCATCAGCCACGCCCATTCGCGCGAAGCGTCGGGAGCGATGGGCATCGAAAACCGCAGGAAACCGTAGGCACCGAGCTTGAGCATGATGGCGGCCAGCACGGCCGAGCCGCCGGTGGGGGCTTCCACGTGCACGTCGGGCAGCCAGGTATGCACTGGCCACATGGGTACCTTCACGGCGAAGGCCGCGAAGAAAGCGAAGAACAGCAGCGTCTGCGCGCGGCCGCTCAATGGCAGCTGGTGCCACGTCGCGATGTCGAAGCTGCCACCCGACTGGTTGTACAGGAAGATCAGCGCGATCAGCATCAGCAGCGAGCCAAGCAGCGTGTACAGAAAGAACTTGAACGCCGCGTAGATCTTGTTGGGGCCGCCCCAGATCCCGATGATCAGGTACATGGGGATCAGCGTGGCTTCGAAGAACACGTAGAACAGCATGCCGTCCAGCGCCGTGAACACTCCGACCATGAGGCCTGACAGGATCAGGAACGCGCCCATGTACTGGTTCACGCGCTCGGTGATGGACTCCCAGGAAGCCACCACCACGATGACGGAGATGAAAGCCGTCAGCGGCACGAACCAGAACGAAATGCCATCCACGCCCAGGTGGTAGTGGACATTGAAGCGCTCGATCCAGGCGGCCTTCTCGACAAACTGCATCGCCGCCGTGCCCAGCTTGAAGCCATCGTACAGGGGCAAAGTCACCAGGAAGCCGATCACGGCCCCGACCAGCGCCAGCCACCGCACCGCGCGGGCATGCTCATCCCGCCCAATGGCCAGCAGCAGCACACCGAAGGCAATCGGTGTCCAGATTGCAAGACTCAACAGACCCATTTGTTGTTTTCCTTATTTGATGAGCTGCAAGAAAGCATCGCCCCAGACAAACCAGGTCATCAATGCGAAGACACCCAGAATCATCACCAGCGCATAGTGGAAGATGAAGCCCGACTGCATCCAGCGGACGATGCCGGAAACCCCGCGCACCAGCTTCCAGGAGCCATTCACGAGGGCCCCGTCGATGATGGCCTGATCGCCACCCTTCCACAGGCCGACGCCCAGGGCACGCGCGCCGCGCGCCAGGATGTTCTCGTTGATCCAGTCGAGGTAGTACTTGTTTTCCAGCAGCGTGTACAGGGGCTGCACGCGGGCCTTGATGCCGGCCGGCAGCGCGGGGTTGACCATGTACATGTAGTACGAAGCAACCACGCCAGCGAGCGCCAGCCAGAACGGCGCGGTCTGCAGTCCGTGCACCGCCATGGCCACCGGACCGTGGAAAATTTCAGCCAGTTTCGCCATGGCCGGATGCTTGACCGCATCGACAAAGATCACGTTCTTGAAGAAGTCGCCGAACAGCATGGGCTGGATGAACATGAAACCCACCACCACCGACGGAATGGCCAGCAGCACCAGAGGCACGGTCACCACCCAGGGCGATTCGTGGGGCTCGTGATGGTGATCGTCATGGCCATGGTGGTCATCATGGTGCGCATCAGGATTCTGGTCGTAACGCTCCTTGCCATGGAAAACCAGGAAGTACATGCGGAACGAATAGAACGCCGTGATGAATACACCCGCCAGCACGGCGAAGTGCGCAAAACCGGCCGCGGGCAGATGGCTGAAATGGACCGCCTCGATGATGCTGTCCTTGGAATAGAAGCCCGCGAACAGCGGGGTGCCGATCAGCGCGAGCGAACCCAGCAGCGAGGTGATCCAGGTGATGGGCATGTACTTGCGCACGCCGCCCATCCAGCGGATGTCCTGGTTGTGGTGCATGCCCATGATGACCGAGCCGGCGCCGAGGAACAGCAGCGCCTTGAAGAACGCGTGGGTCATCAGGTGGAACACGGCGACCGAATAGGCCGACGCACCCAGCGCCACGGTCATGTACCCGAGCTGCGACAGCGTGGAGTAGGCCACCACGCGCTTGATGTCGTTCTGGATGATGCCCAGGAAACCCATGAACAGCGCCGTGATGGCCCCGATCACCAGGATGAAGTTCAGGGCGGTATCCGACAGCTCGAACAGGGGCGACATGCGCGCCACCATGAAGATGCCGGCCGTCACCATGGTGGCCGCGTGGATCAGTGCCGAGATGGGGGTCGGGCCTTCCATCGAGTCGGGCAGCCAGACGTGCAGCGGGAACTGGGCGGACTTGCCCATCGCACCGATGAACAGGCAGATGCAGATCACGGTGATCAGCATCCAGTCGGTGCCGGGGAAAGCCAGGCCGCCGAGCTCACCCGACTTGGCAAACACTTCGCCGTAGTTCAGCGTGCCTGCGTAGGCCGCGATGAGGCCGATGCCCAGGATGAAGCCGAAGTCCCCTACGCGGTTGACCAGGAAGGCCTTCATGTTGGCGAAGATCGCGCTGGGCTTGTTGAACCAGAAACCGATCAGCAGGTAGGACACCAGGCCCACGGCTTCCCAGCCGAAGAACAGCTGCAGCAGGTTGTTGCTCATGACCAGCATGAGCATGGAGAACGTGAACAGGGAGATGTACGCGAAGAAGC from Acidovorax sp. A79 includes the following:
- the nuoL gene encoding NADH-quinone oxidoreductase subunit L, encoding MSQTLSASTLLAVPLAPLAGALLAGIFGTTFGGNWIGRRLSHTLTILGVLVAFVLSAMTLKSVALDGARFNETLYTWMVVGGLKMEVGFLIDSLTAMMMVVVTFVSLMVHIYTIGYMEEDDGYNRFFAYISLFTFSMLMLVMSNNLLQLFFGWEAVGLVSYLLIGFWFNKPSAIFANMKAFLVNRVGDFGFILGIGLIAAYAGTLNYGEVFAKSGELGGLAFPGTDWMLITVICICLFIGAMGKSAQFPLHVWLPDSMEGPTPISALIHAATMVTAGIFMVARMSPLFELSDTALNFILVIGAITALFMGFLGIIQNDIKRVVAYSTLSQLGYMTVALGASAYSVAVFHLMTHAFFKALLFLGAGSVIMGMHHNQDIRWMGGVRKYMPITWITSLLGSLALIGTPLFAGFYSKDSIIEAVHFSHLPAAGFAHFAVLAGVFITAFYSFRMYFLVFHGKERYDQNPDAHHDDHHGHDDHHHEPHESPWVVTVPLVLLAIPSVVVGFMFIQPMLFGDFFKNVIFVDAVKHPAMAKLAEIFHGPVAMAVHGLQTAPFWLALAGVVASYYMYMVNPALPAGIKARVQPLYTLLENKYYLDWINENILARGARALGVGLWKGGDQAIIDGALVNGSWKLVRGVSGIVRWMQSGFIFHYALVMILGVFALMTWFVWGDAFLQLIK
- a CDS encoding NADH-quinone oxidoreductase subunit M: MGLLSLAIWTPIAFGVLLLAIGRDEHARAVRWLALVGAVIGFLVTLPLYDGFKLGTAAMQFVEKAAWIERFNVHYHLGVDGISFWFVPLTAFISVIVVVASWESITERVNQYMGAFLILSGLMVGVFTALDGMLFYVFFEATLIPMYLIIGIWGGPNKIYAAFKFFLYTLLGSLLMLIALIFLYNQSGGSFDIATWHQLPLSGRAQTLLFFAFFAAFAVKVPMWPVHTWLPDVHVEAPTGGSAVLAAIMLKLGAYGFLRFSMPIAPDASREWAWLMIALSLIAVIYVGLVAMVQKDMKKLVAYSSVAHMGFVTLGFFIFNDLGVSGGLVQMIAHGFVSGAMFLSIGVLYDRVHSREIAAYGGVVNTMPNFTAFALLFAMANCGLPGTAGFVGEWMVILGAVKANFWIGMAAATALIFGAAYTLWMFKRVYLGPVGNDNVKGLTDIDSREFLVLALLGIAVLAMGLYPRPFTDVMDTSVAELLKHVALSKLN